A window of the Oscillospiraceae bacterium NTUH-002-81 genome harbors these coding sequences:
- a CDS encoding biotin--[acetyl-CoA-carboxylase] ligase, whose amino-acid sequence MRDKILKMLEDADGFVSGQELCEKLGVSRTAVWKVIGALREEGYVIDSVSRRGYHLVECPDILRQEDLTAALTTRWMGRSLQVYDVTDSTNVRAKQQAEEGAPEGHLVMADMQSAGRGSRGRSWDSPRGTGIFMSLVLRPQLMPQQAAMVTLTAAYSIVSVLREDYGVAAGIKWPNDVVLNRKKLVGILTEMSAEPDLIHYIVTGIGINVNMKEFPEELSDKATSLWMETGKIYSRAELAARILNRLEPVYETYVRTGDLAFLQDSYNELLINRGQEVRVIGREAEFSGIAEGIGADGGLKIRREDGQVQTVYSGEVSVRGLYSYV is encoded by the coding sequence ATGCGGGACAAGATTTTGAAAATGCTGGAGGATGCCGATGGATTTGTGTCCGGGCAGGAACTGTGCGAAAAGCTTGGGGTATCCCGGACAGCGGTGTGGAAGGTCATCGGCGCCCTGAGGGAAGAGGGCTATGTCATTGATTCCGTATCCCGCCGGGGGTATCATCTGGTGGAGTGCCCGGATATTCTGCGGCAGGAGGATCTGACAGCGGCGCTTACCACCCGCTGGATGGGTCGAAGCCTGCAGGTCTATGATGTAACGGACTCTACCAATGTGCGGGCCAAGCAGCAGGCGGAGGAAGGTGCGCCGGAGGGCCATCTGGTCATGGCGGATATGCAGAGCGCGGGCCGGGGAAGCCGGGGACGAAGCTGGGATTCCCCCAGAGGCACCGGGATTTTCATGAGTCTGGTGCTGCGGCCGCAGCTCATGCCCCAGCAGGCTGCCATGGTGACGCTGACGGCGGCCTACAGCATTGTGTCCGTTCTGCGGGAGGATTACGGTGTTGCGGCCGGGATCAAATGGCCCAACGACGTGGTGCTGAACCGCAAAAAGCTGGTGGGCATTTTGACGGAGATGAGTGCGGAGCCGGATCTGATCCATTATATCGTCACCGGCATCGGCATCAACGTGAATATGAAGGAATTCCCGGAGGAGCTGTCGGACAAGGCCACGTCCCTCTGGATGGAGACGGGAAAAATCTATTCCCGGGCGGAGCTGGCGGCCCGGATCCTGAACCGGCTGGAGCCGGTGTATGAGACATATGTCCGCACGGGAGATCTTGCTTTTTTACAGGATTCGTACAATGAGCTGCTGATCAACCGGGGCCAGGAGGTACGGGTCATTGGCCGGGAGGCAGAGTTTTCCGGTATCGCGGAGGGCATCGGGGCTGATGGCGGACTGAAGATCCGCCGGGAGGATGGCCAGGTGCAGACCGTGTATTCCGGGGAGGTATCTGTCCGGGGACTGTACAGCTACGTTTAA
- a CDS encoding DUF6145 family protein, translated as MKEENTVLCCSNAYEKKFYLNQDFQALPQHIKDELKIMCVLYTEEIGGILTLEYDENGTLEFSVRSEEGDFFFDEIGSVLRIKELQRDKRELLESLELFYKVFFLEDALHPGE; from the coding sequence ATGAAGGAAGAGAACACCGTTTTGTGCTGTTCCAATGCCTATGAGAAAAAGTTTTATCTGAATCAGGATTTTCAGGCGCTGCCACAGCACATAAAAGACGAGCTGAAAATCATGTGTGTACTGTATACAGAGGAGATCGGCGGTATTCTGACGCTGGAATACGATGAGAACGGGACACTGGAATTTTCCGTGCGGTCGGAAGAGGGAGATTTTTTCTTCGATGAGATCGGCAGCGTCCTGCGGATCAAGGAGCTGCAGCGGGACAAGCGGGAGCTGCTGGAATCGCTGGAGCTGTTTTACAAGGTATTTTTCCTGGAGGATGCGCTGCATCCCGGGGAGTAG
- a CDS encoding type III pantothenate kinase: protein MLLVIDVGNTNITLGIFREEELVATFRLTTKQARTSDEYGVALCNLLEHRDINIKDIHAVIIASVVPDIMYSLNSAVVKYLDRTPLVVGPGIRTGLKLPTENPREIGADRVVDCVAAYELYGGPVIVMDFGTATTYDVVTKDGAFIAGITAPGIRSAGRTLWDDTAKLPEVEIKKPASILARETISSMQAGIVYGCIGQTEYIINQIIKETGYTDVVTVATGGLGKIIFDETDTIQIYDPDLTLHGLRLIYNKNR from the coding sequence ATGCTGTTAGTTATTGATGTTGGCAATACCAACATTACACTGGGAATTTTTCGGGAGGAAGAGCTGGTTGCCACGTTCCGTCTGACGACAAAGCAGGCGCGGACATCGGATGAGTATGGCGTGGCACTCTGTAACCTGCTGGAGCACCGGGATATCAACATCAAAGATATCCATGCGGTGATCATTGCCTCTGTTGTGCCGGATATCATGTATTCTCTCAACAGTGCGGTGGTAAAATATCTGGATCGCACGCCGCTGGTGGTGGGGCCTGGCATCCGTACCGGGCTCAAGCTTCCCACAGAGAATCCGCGGGAGATCGGCGCAGACCGCGTCGTGGACTGTGTGGCAGCCTATGAGCTGTACGGCGGCCCGGTCATCGTCATGGATTTTGGCACGGCGACTACCTATGATGTGGTGACCAAGGACGGTGCATTTATCGCCGGTATCACGGCGCCGGGCATCCGGAGCGCCGGAAGAACGCTGTGGGATGACACGGCCAAGCTGCCGGAGGTGGAGATCAAGAAACCGGCGTCCATTCTGGCCCGGGAGACCATCAGCAGTATGCAGGCAGGCATCGTGTACGGCTGCATCGGACAGACGGAATATATCATCAACCAGATCATCAAAGAAACCGGCTATACCGATGTGGTAACGGTGGCAACCGGCGGTCTGGGCAAAATTATTTTTGATGAGACGGACACGATCCAGATCTACGATCCGGATCTGACACTGCACGGCCTCCGTCTGATCTATAACAAAAACCGATAA
- the dusB gene encoding tRNA dihydrouridine synthase DusB — MEEKQAGKTLTIGNVVLDNPFILAPMAGVTDLPFRVLCHEQGAGLVCMEMVSAKAIYYRNKNTEALMEIEPGERPVSLQLFGSDPELMGEMARQIEERPFDILDINMGCPVPKVVNNGEGSALMKNPELVRKIVTSVVKAVQKPVTVKIRRGFDERHVNAVEIAKIIEDCGAAAVAVHGRTREQYYAGHADWDIIRQVKEAVSIPVIGNGDVVSAQTAAQMFAQTGCDGIMVARGARGNPWIFRELVAWYRGEPIPAAPGMDEVRQMLLRQAELLVKYKGEYTAIREMRKHVAWYTAGFPHSSKLRARVNEINTMEDLVRLMNEWV, encoded by the coding sequence ATGGAAGAAAAGCAGGCGGGAAAAACGCTTACGATAGGAAATGTGGTTCTGGACAATCCATTTATACTGGCACCAATGGCAGGGGTAACTGACCTGCCATTTCGTGTGCTCTGCCATGAGCAGGGCGCGGGGCTGGTGTGTATGGAAATGGTGAGCGCCAAGGCCATCTATTACCGGAACAAAAATACAGAGGCGCTGATGGAGATCGAACCCGGGGAGCGGCCGGTGTCCTTACAGCTGTTTGGTTCCGATCCGGAACTCATGGGCGAGATGGCCCGGCAGATCGAGGAACGGCCTTTTGATATTCTGGACATCAATATGGGCTGCCCGGTGCCCAAGGTGGTCAACAACGGCGAGGGATCAGCCCTCATGAAAAATCCGGAGCTGGTGCGCAAAATCGTCACTTCTGTGGTAAAGGCGGTGCAGAAACCGGTGACAGTGAAAATCCGGCGCGGATTTGACGAGCGTCATGTAAATGCGGTGGAGATCGCGAAGATCATCGAGGACTGTGGAGCGGCGGCGGTGGCTGTCCATGGCAGAACGAGAGAACAGTATTATGCCGGACATGCGGACTGGGACATTATCCGGCAGGTGAAGGAGGCCGTCTCCATTCCGGTCATCGGAAATGGGGACGTGGTGTCGGCCCAGACGGCGGCGCAGATGTTTGCCCAGACCGGCTGCGACGGTATCATGGTGGCCCGGGGTGCCAGAGGCAACCCGTGGATCTTCCGGGAGCTGGTGGCCTGGTATCGGGGCGAACCTATTCCGGCGGCACCGGGGATGGACGAGGTGCGGCAGATGCTCTTGCGGCAGGCGGAACTGCTGGTGAAATATAAGGGCGAGTACACCGCCATCCGGGAGATGCGCAAGCATGTGGCCTGGTATACGGCGGGATTCCCTCATTCCTCCAAGCTGCGGGCCCGGGTTAATGAAATTAATACGATGGAAGATCTGGTTCGGTTGATGAACGAATGGGTATAG
- the greA gene encoding transcription elongation factor GreA, with protein sequence MEEKKNLLTFTGLKKLEEELHDLKVFKRKEVAGKIKEAREQGDLSENAEYDAAKDEQRDIEARIEEIEKILKNVEVVDEDEVDLDKISVGCRVKVYDIEFDEEMEFSLVGSSEANSLKGKISNESPVGKALIGAKVGDVVEVETQAGLIQYKVLEIQRSN encoded by the coding sequence ATGGAAGAAAAGAAAAACCTGCTTACTTTTACCGGGTTAAAAAAACTGGAAGAAGAATTGCATGACCTGAAGGTCTTTAAGAGAAAAGAAGTTGCCGGCAAGATCAAAGAGGCAAGAGAACAGGGCGACCTGTCCGAGAACGCAGAGTATGATGCGGCGAAGGACGAGCAGCGCGATATCGAGGCAAGAATCGAGGAGATCGAGAAGATCTTAAAGAACGTGGAAGTCGTTGACGAGGATGAGGTTGATCTGGATAAGATCAGCGTTGGCTGCCGCGTAAAAGTATATGACATAGAGTTTGATGAAGAGATGGAGTTCAGTCTGGTGGGGTCTTCCGAGGCAAACAGCCTGAAGGGCAAGATCTCCAACGAGTCCCCGGTGGGCAAGGCCCTGATCGGTGCGAAAGTCGGCGATGTGGTTGAGGTAGAGACACAGGCCGGACTGATCCAGTATAAGGTGCTGGAGATCCAGCGCTCCAACTAG
- the lysS gene encoding lysine--tRNA ligase, which produces MGEQKNAQEQDINQLLKVRREKLAQLQEAGKDPFQITKYDVTHHSTEIKDQFDELEGKEVTIAGRMMSKRVMGKASFCNVQDLKGNIQSYVARDSVGEESYADFKKYDIGDIIGIRGEVFRTKTGEISIHAASVVLLSKSLQILPEKFHGLTNTDIRYRQRYTDLIMNPEVRDTFVKRSRILSSIRRYLDGQGFMEVETPMLVANAGGAAARPFETHFNALNEDLKLRISLELYLKRLIVGGLERVYEIGRVFRNEGLDTRHNPEFTLMELYQAYTDYNGMMDLTENLYRHVAQEVLGTTVINYKGIEMDLGKPFERITMVDAVKKYSGVDWNEIHTLEEARAAADAHHVAYEERHKKGDILNLFFEEFVEEHLLQPTFVMDHPIEISPLTKKKPSNPEYVERFEFFMNGWEMANAYSELNDPIDQRERFKAQEELLAQGDEEANTTDEDFLNALEIGMPPTGGIGFGIDRMCMLLTDSAAIRDVLLFPTMKSLDAKKGEGKAEKAVENAAVAEEKVAEKIDFSNVKIEPLFEEMIDFDTFAKADFRAVKILECEAVPKSKKLLKFTLDDGTDRKRTILSGIHEYYEPEDLIGKTAIAIVNLPPRKMMGIDSEGMLISAVHEEDGHEGLNLLMVNDWIPAGAKLY; this is translated from the coding sequence TTGGGCGAACAGAAGAATGCTCAGGAACAGGACATCAATCAGCTCCTGAAGGTGCGCCGGGAGAAGCTTGCGCAGCTGCAGGAGGCAGGAAAGGATCCGTTCCAGATCACAAAATACGATGTAACACATCATAGCACAGAGATCAAGGATCAGTTTGACGAGCTGGAAGGCAAGGAAGTGACCATTGCAGGACGTATGATGTCCAAGCGTGTCATGGGTAAGGCTTCCTTCTGCAACGTACAGGATCTGAAGGGCAACATCCAGTCCTACGTGGCAAGAGACAGCGTCGGCGAGGAATCCTATGCAGATTTCAAAAAATACGATATCGGTGATATCATCGGCATCCGCGGTGAGGTATTCCGCACAAAGACGGGCGAGATCTCTATCCATGCGGCATCGGTTGTTCTTCTGAGCAAGAGCCTGCAGATCCTTCCTGAGAAGTTCCATGGACTGACGAACACAGATATCCGTTACCGTCAGCGATATACCGACCTGATCATGAACCCGGAGGTGCGCGATACCTTCGTGAAGCGTTCCAGGATCTTAAGCTCCATCCGCCGTTATCTGGACGGCCAGGGCTTTATGGAAGTGGAGACCCCTATGCTGGTGGCAAATGCCGGCGGTGCGGCAGCGCGTCCCTTCGAGACCCATTTCAACGCACTGAACGAGGATCTGAAGCTTCGTATCTCTCTGGAGCTGTATCTGAAGAGACTGATCGTCGGCGGCCTGGAGCGCGTCTATGAGATCGGCCGTGTATTCCGTAACGAGGGACTGGACACCAGACATAACCCCGAGTTTACCCTGATGGAGCTGTATCAGGCATACACCGATTACAACGGCATGATGGATCTCACCGAGAACCTGTACCGCCATGTGGCACAGGAAGTGCTTGGCACAACCGTGATCAATTACAAGGGCATTGAGATGGATCTGGGCAAGCCCTTCGAGCGGATCACCATGGTGGATGCTGTCAAGAAATATTCCGGTGTGGACTGGAACGAGATCCATACACTGGAAGAGGCCCGTGCAGCCGCAGATGCGCACCATGTAGCATATGAAGAGCGCCATAAGAAGGGCGACATCCTGAACCTGTTCTTCGAGGAATTCGTAGAAGAGCATCTGCTTCAGCCAACCTTTGTTATGGACCATCCGATAGAGATTTCTCCGCTGACCAAGAAGAAACCGAGCAATCCCGAGTACGTAGAGCGTTTCGAGTTCTTCATGAACGGCTGGGAGATGGCCAATGCCTATTCCGAGCTCAACGATCCCATCGATCAGAGAGAGCGTTTCAAGGCCCAGGAAGAGTTGCTGGCACAGGGCGATGAGGAAGCCAACACCACAGATGAAGACTTCCTGAACGCACTGGAGATCGGTATGCCGCCCACAGGCGGTATTGGTTTCGGTATCGACCGTATGTGCATGCTGCTCACCGACTCCGCAGCCATCCGTGATGTACTGCTCTTCCCGACAATGAAGTCCCTGGACGCTAAGAAGGGCGAAGGGAAGGCTGAAAAGGCAGTAGAAAATGCTGCTGTGGCAGAGGAAAAGGTTGCAGAAAAGATTGATTTCTCCAACGTAAAAATCGAACCATTGTTTGAAGAAATGATTGATTTCGATACCTTTGCAAAGGCTGATTTCCGTGCAGTAAAGATTCTGGAATGTGAAGCAGTACCGAAGTCAAAGAAGCTTTTAAAGTTCACTCTGGATGACGGAACAGACCGGAAACGCACGATTTTAAGCGGTATTCACGAGTATTACGAGCCAGAAGATCTGATTGGCAAGACAGCGATTGCAATCGTAAATTTGCCTCCGAGAAAGATGATGGGCATTGATTCCGAGGGTATGCTGATTTCAGCAGTACACGAGGAAGATGGACATGAGGGATTAAATCTTCTCATGGTGAATGACTGGATTCCGGCAGGTGCGAAGTTGTACTAA
- a CDS encoding DUF6075 family protein, whose amino-acid sequence MTSTALGAETKKEEKIIFISDAHEKFYYEKLKEVRYQDVYHKALCYCLGISDDTRRNVYRIYDFKTGCVITECLHEGWQTSGSVRVIRMAFNLYCNGTPSVSDYEDAEEQVDECRQYTVEEIFCCAYAPYFWQAIQIRYPEYATYNHKLYALLGGTD is encoded by the coding sequence ATGACAAGTACAGCGTTAGGAGCAGAAACCAAAAAGGAAGAAAAGATTATTTTTATCAGCGATGCACATGAGAAATTCTACTACGAGAAGTTAAAGGAAGTCCGGTATCAGGATGTTTACCACAAGGCACTCTGCTATTGTCTTGGGATCAGCGATGATACCAGAAGAAATGTTTACAGAATTTATGATTTCAAAACAGGATGCGTAATAACAGAGTGTTTACACGAAGGCTGGCAGACCAGTGGAAGTGTGAGAGTGATCAGAATGGCATTCAATCTGTATTGCAATGGAACACCAAGTGTTTCCGATTATGAAGATGCAGAAGAACAGGTGGACGAGTGCAGGCAGTACACGGTGGAGGAAATATTCTGCTGTGCTTATGCACCATATTTCTGGCAGGCAATTCAGATTCGGTATCCGGAATATGCCACATACAACCATAAGCTGTATGCCTTATTGGGAGGAACAGACTAA
- a CDS encoding AAA family ATPase, whose amino-acid sequence MCKIIAIANQKGGVGKTTTTSNLGIGLAKQGKKVLLIDADAQGSLTDSLGFTEPDKLEETLATALGNIINDEDMEADYGILKHKEGIDLMPGNIELSGLEVSLVNVMSRELVMRSYIELVKDNYDYILIDCMPSLGMITINAFACADSILIPVQAAYLPAKGLQQLIKTIGKVRRQINPKLMIEGILLTMVDARTNYAKDITALLVENYGSKVRIFENSIPISVRAAEISAEGVSIYEHDPKGKVAAAYQSLTEEVLGNE is encoded by the coding sequence ATGTGTAAAATAATCGCAATCGCAAACCAAAAAGGTGGTGTGGGCAAGACCACCACAACCAGTAATTTAGGCATAGGATTGGCAAAACAGGGCAAGAAAGTCCTGCTGATTGATGCCGATGCACAGGGCAGTCTGACAGACAGTCTTGGCTTCACAGAGCCGGACAAGCTAGAGGAAACACTTGCAACAGCACTTGGCAATATCATCAATGATGAAGATATGGAAGCGGATTATGGTATCCTGAAACACAAAGAGGGAATTGACCTGATGCCGGGAAACATTGAGCTTTCCGGTCTGGAAGTATCACTTGTAAATGTGATGAGCAGAGAGCTTGTGATGCGTTCCTACATAGAGCTGGTAAAGGATAATTATGATTATATTCTGATTGACTGTATGCCCTCTCTCGGCATGATTACTATAAACGCTTTTGCCTGTGCGGACAGTATTCTGATTCCAGTGCAGGCGGCATATCTTCCGGCAAAAGGGTTGCAGCAGCTTATTAAGACCATAGGAAAGGTCAGGAGACAGATTAACCCGAAGCTGATGATTGAGGGGATTCTGCTGACAATGGTGGATGCTCGAACCAATTATGCAAAGGACATTACTGCATTACTGGTGGAGAATTACGGTAGCAAGGTGCGGATATTTGAAAACAGTATTCCCATTTCCGTCCGTGCGGCAGAGATTTCCGCAGAGGGTGTCAGTATCTACGAACATGATCCGAAAGGCAAAGTAGCCGCTGCTTATCAGTCTTTGACGGAGGAGGTGCTTGGGAATGAGTAA
- a CDS encoding ParB/RepB/Spo0J family partition protein, whose product MSKAGSAAKVKLSSYDDLFGNAEEKTGSEEQIIRAKLTDLHEFRNHPFRVLDDEKMEETTESISKYGVLVPGIARPRAEGGYEIIAGHRRKRGSERAGKEDMPVIVRNYTDDEATIIMVDSNIQREDILPSEKAKAYAMKYEAMKHQGRKGNGNTLDEVGEAAGESGKTVQRYIWLARLSDELLELVDRKKIGLVQGVDISFLSEDAQQWVLVILEESGANISTVQSAKLKEYGKSGELTLPMVRLILTEEKPKERKVTIKSEKISQFFSEEYSSEEIEGIILQLLEEWQKKQ is encoded by the coding sequence ATGAGTAAAGCAGGAAGTGCCGCAAAGGTAAAATTAAGCAGTTATGATGATTTATTTGGAAATGCAGAAGAAAAGACAGGGAGCGAAGAGCAGATTATCAGAGCCAAGCTCACGGATTTGCATGAGTTTAGAAATCATCCGTTCCGTGTACTGGACGATGAAAAAATGGAAGAAACAACGGAAAGCATCAGTAAGTATGGGGTGCTCGTACCGGGAATTGCAAGACCGAGGGCAGAGGGTGGCTATGAAATCATAGCCGGACACCGCAGAAAACGAGGTTCAGAACGGGCAGGAAAAGAGGATATGCCTGTGATAGTCCGCAATTATACAGACGATGAAGCTACGATTATCATGGTGGATTCCAACATTCAGCGTGAGGACATTCTGCCAAGTGAGAAGGCGAAAGCTTATGCCATGAAATACGAGGCTATGAAGCATCAGGGCAGAAAAGGAAACGGAAATACGCTTGACGAGGTAGGAGAAGCTGCCGGAGAAAGCGGAAAGACGGTGCAACGGTATATCTGGCTTGCAAGGCTGTCCGATGAGCTGCTAGAGTTGGTTGACAGAAAGAAAATCGGTCTGGTACAGGGTGTTGACATTTCCTTTCTGTCGGAAGATGCACAACAGTGGGTGCTGGTAATCCTTGAGGAAAGCGGAGCAAATATTTCCACAGTACAGTCTGCCAAGCTGAAGGAATATGGGAAAAGCGGCGAACTGACGCTGCCGATGGTGCGTCTGATACTGACCGAGGAAAAGCCGAAAGAGAGGAAAGTTACAATCAAGTCTGAAAAAATCAGCCAGTTTTTTTCAGAGGAATACTCCAGCGAAGAGATTGAGGGGATTATCCTGCAATTATTGGAGGAATGGCAGAAGAAACAGTAA
- a CDS encoding DUF6017 domain-containing protein — protein MGKQIQFDYYYGIEAEQFSFYRVPRLLIKDERFKGLSSDAKLLYGLMLDRMSLSMKNGWLDEENRAYIIYTLDNVMEDLGCAKATCVKIMKELDSDNGIGLIEKKRRGLGKPDIIYVKNFATIGEAEEETPANADVSTEVQDLNLKSSKSYTSRSSETELQEVQKADFQKSKNFTSRSTISELAEVQKADPNYTNYNHTNQSNIDRNYINPINQSGSELEGEIDVMEDVNAYMEIIKENIEYEHHMKYGRWQDKGLYEELYEVICEIVCVKHKTVKIGGNDYPYELVKSKFLKLNSSHLEYVIGCMQETTTKIANIKAYMVTALYNAPSTMNHYYQQEVQHDMYGGDKL, from the coding sequence ATGGGTAAACAGATACAGTTTGATTATTACTATGGGATTGAAGCAGAACAGTTTTCCTTTTATCGTGTTCCTCGGTTGCTGATTAAAGACGAGCGTTTCAAGGGGCTTAGCAGCGATGCCAAGCTCCTGTACGGTCTGATGCTTGACCGTATGTCACTGTCTATGAAAAATGGCTGGTTGGATGAAGAAAACAGAGCCTATATCATTTATACTCTTGATAATGTCATGGAGGATTTGGGATGTGCAAAAGCAACCTGTGTTAAGATTATGAAAGAGTTGGACAGTGATAATGGGATAGGATTGATCGAAAAGAAACGCAGGGGACTTGGAAAACCGGATATTATTTATGTAAAGAATTTTGCCACAATAGGAGAAGCAGAAGAAGAAACGCCTGCAAATGCTGATGTTTCCACAGAAGTTCAGGATTTGAACCTCAAGAGTTCTAAAAGTTATACTTCCAGAAGTTCAGAAACTGAACTTCAAGAGGTTCAAAAAGCAGACTTCCAGAAGTCTAAAAATTTTACTTCAAGAAGTACAATATCTGAACTTGCGGAAGTTCAAAAAGCAGACCCTAATTATACTAACTATAATCATACTAACCAGAGTAATATTGATAGGAATTATATCAATCCTATCAATCAATCCGGCAGTGAGTTGGAAGGGGAGATTGATGTGATGGAAGATGTCAATGCTTACATGGAAATCATCAAAGAGAATATTGAGTACGAACATCACATGAAATATGGCAGATGGCAGGACAAAGGGCTGTATGAGGAATTGTATGAGGTAATCTGCGAGATTGTATGTGTGAAGCATAAGACTGTTAAAATCGGTGGAAATGATTATCCATATGAGCTTGTAAAATCAAAGTTCCTCAAACTGAATAGCTCCCATTTGGAATATGTGATAGGATGTATGCAGGAAACAACTACGAAAATTGCAAATATCAAGGCATATATGGTAACAGCTCTTTATAATGCACCCTCAACGATGAATCATTATTATCAGCAGGAGGTACAGCATGATATGTACGGAGGTGACAAACTATAA
- a CDS encoding IS110 family transposase: MTMYFVGIDISKYKHDCCIISAANQKVVSKFTFKNDKSGFEQLNLILNSLSTPEDIKIGFESTAHYALNLELFLENANHSFMEINPVLIKDFKKSQTLRRTKTDSIDCELIARWLMTVEYKPHSKGFYHAYSLKSLTRLRDRLVRQRSFYLVKITNVLDHTFPEFKPFFHERLSKTALYLLENYGSAEKIARMNSASYEKLRSISRGKFSPQQFIRLKELAANTVGVNNSIFDVELNSLLTLYKSLVDEIKTLESEINRLVDEVHPHYMSIPGIGPISAAIIYAEYGDISNFSSPNQMLAFAGIEPSVHESGTEAYNGKMVKHGSSQLRYVLINCCLPLIRFDVTFATYYARKRSENKPHRVAITHVAKKLVRVIYALESQDIDFDPKKLR, encoded by the coding sequence ATGACCATGTACTTTGTTGGAATCGATATTTCCAAGTACAAGCACGACTGTTGCATCATATCAGCAGCCAACCAGAAAGTTGTTTCAAAGTTTACTTTCAAAAATGATAAGTCCGGTTTTGAACAACTAAATCTTATCTTAAATTCACTCTCCACTCCTGAGGATATAAAAATAGGGTTTGAATCAACTGCCCATTATGCCCTCAATCTTGAACTCTTCCTTGAAAATGCCAACCACAGCTTCATGGAAATTAATCCAGTTTTAATCAAGGATTTCAAGAAGTCTCAGACTCTCCGACGCACCAAAACCGATTCTATCGACTGCGAGTTAATAGCCCGTTGGTTAATGACTGTTGAATACAAACCCCATTCAAAAGGATTTTACCACGCTTATTCCTTAAAGTCATTAACTCGTTTACGGGACAGGCTGGTTCGCCAGCGTTCTTTTTATCTTGTTAAAATTACAAACGTTCTTGACCACACCTTTCCAGAGTTCAAACCGTTCTTCCATGAGCGTTTATCTAAAACTGCCTTATACCTCCTTGAAAACTACGGCTCCGCTGAAAAGATAGCAAGAATGAATTCCGCATCCTATGAGAAACTTCGATCCATTTCCAGAGGAAAATTTTCTCCCCAGCAGTTTATTCGCTTGAAAGAACTTGCCGCTAATACAGTCGGTGTAAACAACTCTATCTTCGATGTAGAACTTAATAGTCTGCTGACCTTATACAAGTCCCTTGTAGATGAAATCAAAACATTAGAAAGCGAAATCAACAGACTGGTAGATGAAGTGCATCCACACTATATGTCCATTCCAGGTATCGGTCCTATATCCGCTGCTATCATTTACGCTGAATATGGTGATATTTCAAACTTCTCCAGTCCTAACCAGATGCTTGCTTTTGCCGGAATAGAACCCAGCGTACATGAGTCAGGAACTGAAGCATATAATGGCAAGATGGTAAAACACGGTTCCTCACAGCTACGATATGTGCTTATCAACTGCTGTCTGCCGTTGATACGGTTTGATGTGACATTTGCTACATACTATGCCAGAAAACGTTCAGAGAACAAGCCTCACCGGGTTGCTATCACTCATGTAGCTAAGAAGCTTGTCAGAGTCATCTATGCATTGGAGAGTCAAGATATCGACTTTGACCCAAAGAAACTTCGATGA
- a CDS encoding DUF6050 family protein, producing MEYSIKPKRLGERGIIHYPQKRIIGLYVAGMKRILVKIVLPVSLLAVWMITCYPICRKAEGFDFFLYWVLVGCPYGIRKMCMILIPKNFGIAGSIGILALNCIVGGLIGGVVVILRMVMVLMEIIKIISDTSGHDVQRCR from the coding sequence ATGGAGTATTCAATAAAGCCCAAGAGATTGGGAGAAAGGGGAATAATCCATTACCCTCAAAAGAGGATAATTGGATTATACGTGGCTGGAATGAAAAGAATATTGGTTAAAATTGTGCTTCCGGTATCGTTGCTGGCAGTTTGGATGATAACCTGTTATCCGATTTGCAGAAAAGCAGAAGGATTTGATTTTTTCCTGTATTGGGTACTGGTCGGCTGTCCTTATGGGATCAGAAAAATGTGTATGATTCTCATACCAAAAAATTTCGGAATTGCAGGAAGTATAGGAATACTGGCACTGAACTGTATTGTAGGTGGTCTGATTGGCGGTGTGGTTGTAATTCTGAGAATGGTTATGGTGCTGATGGAGATAATAAAGATAATCAGTGATACTTCTGGACACGATGTCCAAAGGTGCAGATGA
- a CDS encoding helix-turn-helix transcriptional regulator, whose protein sequence is MIKYDPLWRTLKEKGISQYQLIKDYGIDKAQLQRLRQNLVVKTLILNRLCQILNCRIEEIMEYVPDDN, encoded by the coding sequence ATGATTAAATACGATCCGCTTTGGCGTACGCTAAAGGAAAAAGGAATCAGCCAGTACCAGCTTATCAAAGATTATGGCATTGATAAAGCACAGCTTCAGCGGCTTCGGCAGAACCTTGTTGTAAAAACGCTTATTTTAAACAGGCTTTGCCAGATACTTAACTGCCGGATTGAAGAGATTATGGAATACGTCCCGGATGATAATTAA